gttcagtacattcaaagttaattgcctatatgcctaGTATTAaataagccacccggagtggaaattaattaatatgtctgaaactcgattatgcataacTTTTGCTTTGATCCCATGGTTTCATCAGTAcacgctaagctgcggaggacgacggaacggaggtccttcgtagcttagtagggaaagcacctgtctagcgtactggggtcgtgggatcaaagcccaccgaaggggcggttaccctgcaataccttttccgaactaaatctatcacatattgtagatatgcataatcgagtttcagacatagtaattaatttccactccgggtggcttaatccagcattttacgtgcggtaatggccgccacaatTTTACTCATGTTCTGGTAGGGTGCAATCGATTTGGCATTTGGCTTGTGTCGTTTCACATCTTagtgatcatcatcatcatgaattAATCACCATGATGATGAAAACTTATCGTTTTTGTGTCAGACGACACAAcccaaacttcaaactgtttcCACCCTACCAAAAACTGAGCTTGATTGTGGCGGCCATTAGCGttcgtaaaatgctggatacccggcatataggcaattaactttgaatgtactgatagaattgtaatttttttctaattttactttccatagcatttcccatgtatgtaatcaaatcataggactgtaaagtcctaaacgcaatacaacggaacggcgatggaaacggaaaatttgacagttagtccatatattttctgtcaaattcgccgtttccgtcgccgttccgttgtattacgtttggggcttaaggtaggttcttccgatggaatttcatagcaaaatgtttacattgtgctgttataatgcaaaaatagctggagggtccactattggttgggggtccactattgggcccTTTACCCTACTTTGCTTATAAATCAcgggggtaatatgcggtgcatcgcgcctcctctgcatgtagtatgaagcaaatgtaaataaacaatcccacaattttttcgttagtcagcagtagtgtaggtcaaccaatatcctacaagactccagttcgaaaaatgttacacttgccaagcggggtggcccagggtggcccgcctttcccaagcggcgaggcccggataatacatcttaggtaggcttgatttgttcgtggatgacaggcttactccccccctGTTATAAATAAATGTGTGAATCAGGTATGGAAACAACGTGctgatttttttgggtgttGGATTCCCGCCACTGAAGCTCGAGCTCAGCTGCGGAGTTGAGCAAAATAagcttttgcaaaaaaaactgtttgaCAACCTTTACAACAGCTGATCATGACATCTCAGATCCTGACAAGAACGCAGTTTCTGTTGCttccaagggcctcatacgcctgtcactggcgaacaaagctcgtgtactctgcatcgaagcttagaaccggtgttagggtgCAATCGtgaatgtgaacatttttttattcggttagttactgcaaataaattctttttcgagtccctataatcaagcaggtatctcaagcataccacatcgttatattgctgcatgattgagtgtttaattttgataaaatatcgaaaacaaaagtgtgcataaaaattgcctcgccataacaaaaatgtggtagagaattaacactgttgtttacagtttagaaacaaatccagatgtcgcacatgttggggtagggattcagtgctccacctTCTCCCCCTGGTTGCTTCATATTGTTTCAAACCCGTCCAGAAAGTTTATAGACGAAATTTAAACCTAATTGTTATGAGACTTCCCCTACAAAATTACTTCCAATTAGGACATATGGAGGGTAATAGCCAGCAGTTCGTTTGTATAAATTGTGGCAGGTCGGTGCCCGAGTTATATAGACGAATCAGTAGCACCGTTCTGAAGATAACCGACTGTGTGAGTATCCTTTACTTTGATTGCTTACAAACATGATTCTATTTTCGAAGTATTTTTAGGAAAAATGTAATTCACCCGCAGATAAATATATCGAGTTCGAAGCATTGATAATTCTGCTAGATTTTGTCCTGATGAACAAATCAGCTTATCGGCATATTATTTACAACTTGAATTGTAAAAATTTATGGAAGTTTGGCGTAATTGTGATCCTATTGGAAGCATATTGCCTGTGGACGGAAATTTTTAGCAAGTTCACCAACGTGCGCTATAGGTCAGATCATGCAGACTCGTTTCTAACTGAAAAAGGATTCTACGTGTCGTCCTTGCATATTTTAATTGGTAGATAACAACCTTGTTAAAGATTTTTAGTAATTCGTTTGAtatatccatttttttacagGAAACATTCTGCTCTACATTTTCGTCTATCTACTCACAAGAATTTTGCTGAAATGGGTGTCAACGGATTCTGATGTAACAAAACCTTACCCACTGGTTTTACTACAAGGAATTGTCTTAGCCAGTATAGCCAAGTTCTTCTTCATCCCGACAATTATCTGGAAGCAAAACGTTACCGATCCAGCAATGGCCATTCATATATTGCTGGTGGTAACGTATTTCGTGATCTCACTCATCCAGATACACTCCGTAATCAGCCACTGCTCGTGGGCAAAATCGGCGGTCATCGTACTGTTAGCATTATTTGTCAAAACCTACTTTCTAACGGAAATCAGTTTATTTCTTAATACATTGATGTAGATACTATCATACTGAAAAttttacaattctatttaaATTCCTTTCTATCTCCTTAACTGTTTCGCTAAAGTTTAAAAGTTTTTGAGTTTCGTCCGTTTGACTATGAACCTCGAAGTGTTCGTTCCCTCTTTCAGCTGCCTTGGAGCCTAATACAACTACGATTGGATATCCAATTTTCTTGGCGTCCATTAATCTTTTTCCTATTGTTAGATTAGTTCTATCGTCAACCACGAAATCCGATCCAACTCCCGGAAGCTTACTTACTTCATTAGTCAATTTAAGCAGCCACGGTTCTACCAGCGTCTCTTCTTTGCTTCCCTTCTTAGGCTGAATAAAACATACTTTAAATGGTGCAAAGACAGATGGCCATCGAATGTCCGTCTCGCTGGAAAGTACCTCAACACCAGCAGCGAGTAACCGGGTAATCCCTATTCCGTAGCAACCCATTTGCAGCGTCTtgggttttccattttggtgtAAATATGTTGCTCCCAGTGTTTTACTGTATTTATCTTCTAAAATAAATGCATGAGCCACTTCAATTCCAGCCTGTCGTACAATGTTCTCACTTCCACACTGTACGCAAATCTGTCCACCATTGAACAGCTCCTGGTTGCAACCCATCCCGCAAGCACTACAGCACACAAGCTGATCTTCACCGACGTCACTAGGGAAGTGATACTCATGTGAAATGGAACCCCCCATGACCCCCGTATCTCCACTCACCTTAACGAAAGGAACTCCTACTGCATCGAACAATTTGCGGTATGCGTCGTTCACTTGATCGTACGTCCGTCGTGCTTCGTTCAATCCCACGTCAAAGGTATACAAATCCTTCATGAGGAATTCCTTAGCCCGCAACAACCCAAAGCGGGGTTTCATCTCGTCTCGAAATTTGGATGATATCTGGTACAATCGCAAAGGAAATTGTCTATATGAAACCGGTGAAATTGCAGCCAACAGAGCGGTAATGCTTTCCTCGTGCGTCTGTAATTAAATTGCGGGAGAAATGTTCTTTACACTATCAAAACTAAACCAATTGTAAAATGTTTCACCGGTCCTAGGATCTGCTGCTTCCCATGGCGATCGGTGATGCTCATAAGTTCACCGCCAGCCGTCTCGAGGCGTCCACTCTTCTGCCATAACTCGGCCGATGTAAGTATGGGCAGTGTCAATTTTTCCGCTTCGACGTGGTGCTGCATAAAATGATCCACTAGGTCGATTGCTTTCCGAACTGACCGTTGTAATAGCGGCAGAATGTAGAAGGTACCATTGCCTGCCGGGCGGATGAGACCTTGTTCGAGCATCAGCTTAAAATGGTAAATTGGAATTAGATTAagcgaatttttattttttggtccAATTCGCgattaaaaatatcaaattttttaaattaaattagaaGGAATAAGTTGGTTTGCTACTTACACGCTGACTTTTAGATGTTACGTCTTGATTTTTAATAATTGCATTTTTTGGGATTATTAAAGACGGTTGAAAAATGTTcgataatttattcattttttattcagacaacttttataactttttgatttaataaataattacaaattactatttaaaatattttgattgttgccacaaaaaaaaatcaccacaaCTCCAGCAGCAAAGTGCGAGCGATTTTCAGCGACAAATAACAAACGTGATTCACttcctaatatttttttaaatcacctAACGCACACTGAAAAAAACcgattcgcgaagtcgaagcaaattctgctcttccctcaaaagatattttagttactagataaagattgtcgctgtcgtcgctgtccggaacatcttttgctggcgaggataggggagctaaatgtcaaagaaggaaaatccatacgatttgacaggtatgtaccacacatgtttcggacagcagaacaaagggaaccgaagcgacaatctttagtgctgtccaatgagagcttgaagtagctcgaagtttctccctgtcctgctcatgcccatttgttgacaaaaaagaacgagcaggacgggaagaactttgagctacttcgagctgctcattggacagcatttttatctagtaactaaaatatcttttcttccctcctatgggaaattccattgctatctgtcagagtttgaatgaaacatggccgccatctcctcctctctgttgctctactgtaaaaacccataaagaactgtcattgtttgtgtgaagaattttgcttcgacttcgcgaataaaCACTGCAATAgactaaaggccagtatcgacttaaaaagtagggaggttacggaattttgatcaatattaccaagaggaattttgacaactgatctgcatggagcaaattgtcacttttacttaaggttagtatcgtgttcaaaagaaatttctttttctatctcaatcacatgttaaattccgttcactgaatcggaaaagtacagaatcgaaacaaaattcttacagcagtatccacatgaaaagaacaaaaaacaaaattggcatttgtaaggttcccacgcaaagtaatgggagctgtcactttactttcggaaaaatattctgctcgattattccgtaagtaaaagtgacaatttgctccatgcaaatcagttgtcaaaattcctcttggtaatattgaacaaaattccgtaacctctctactttttaagtcgatactggcctttacggaataatcgagcagaatatttttccgaaagtaaagtgacagctcccattactttgcgtgggaaccttacaaatgccaattttgttttttgttcttttcatgtggatactactgtcactgaatcggaaaagtaaagagtcgaaacaaaattcttcactcagaaataaaataaatcctcAAAGGGTTTTTAATTAACCTttgtattcatttttgacagttATACATTACATAGTATAAAAAGTATACTatatgaaattaaaaattatactCAAACGGGATAACGCGAAAATATGTTTGATTGCATACTGTCTCTTgggaaatttgatatttttttttcaattaactTGAATATGCAGCGTTTTTCAAACCTAATACCGAGAATAGCCcgtcaaataaaataaattgtgaaTATCATCCACATCGATAAAAACGTAAGCAGCTTTAAAGATTAATGTGTAACAAGAGTTAAAGTATTctgattatttattctttttgtaGAGCCATTCAGCGAGAGGCAGGCTCGAAAAAAAGTTGAGACAAACCTAGCTCTCACGGGGTAgattccacccaaaccaccaCGCCAATGACACCGCAAACACTGGAATAGATAGAAGCGACCGCATCCCGGGTAGACAACTCGGACAACATCGTGGCCTTTCTGCTCATTCACACGGCCCTGCTATCACTTTGGCCAGTAGCAAAAATGTCGACCACCGGAGCTTATTGGCAATTATCGTCGACCTTCCGAGAACGTATCGTACTACTGGATAGATCACTACCCTGGAGAAGCATGCAGCGATTGAATCAGGTTCTTGATAACTGGCGGTACACGCGCGGAACTAATTCATATACCTAACCATTGACACGCAAAAGATGTTCTCCAGCACCTGTCAGCTACGATGCACGAATAGTTTGTCTTGGTATTCCCTGCGAATAATCAGATTGAAAAATTGCCATCATCGTATTTACATCCAGTTTTGTCGGCATATGAATGTTGCTTTGGTAAGACAGTATCAATTTTCGGAATTGGTCCACATCAAATTCATTACTTtttccaaaagatattttagttactagataaagattgtcgcttcggttccctttgttctgctgtccgaaacatgtgtggtatatacctgtcaaatcgtatggattttccttctttgacatttagctcccctatcctcgccagcaaaagatgttccggacagcgacgacagcgacaatctttatctagtaactaaaatatcttttctttttCCCTATAGATCGTAAAGCACAAAGCGGAAGAAACCTACACCTTTCATATGGTGCTGCGGTAAAAACGACGTCAGTGGAAGACAACCAAGCTCCGGATCAAGAAAAGCCGTACGCATCTACTTTCAGCTCAGCCAGTCAATCAGCTATTGACTTCGCAACTCCAGGTGATCCCCACCCGTTTCCAGTGTTAGCCGACGGAACAAACATCAGCATCACCACCGCTCCGGAAAACCGCTCTGATAATGTACCATTTCGATATTTTCATTGGGATTCATGATGGAACAAAATTATGTACTTCCAAAATTTTCGTCTATGGCTGAATTAATTTATTAAACCAAAAGATCTTACagcattttaataaaatttaataaaaataataaacattcttttagaaaaaaaaacaataataagcTCACTTAAtctagaaaacataaacaaatccaAAATAAACTAAACAATGTATGAACCCTACCTATACTAGTGAAAGATTTTCTTTAagttatccagctttccacgctcggtaatggcggcttgtcggtatgtaaaaatcaatcggtcactgtactgtttgacactagctggaggaaagcccactggcgttcctgggtgaggggaagggaaaaaaggccttttcgccagtgagttttcctccagctagtgtcaaaaagtacagtgactgattgatttttgcacaccgataagccgccattaccgagcgtggaaagctggatactaTCCTAGTATTTTTGGAACGAATACGAgtttggggtcaaccaggcgaatagttATTTAGAATGACATTTAATCTTTTTGGTATACATTTTTTCCAGagtgaacggaatttaacatgtgattgagatagaaaaagaaatttcttttgaacacgataccaaccttaacgcaaaatgaactcccccaagaaattatgacgtttgagcgggtcgcattcattcaattatttagttaacatctaaacagataacactgaatcaacaatttgacgccacaatacacggttcgaggccgcatctctccatcctcgaatgcgccccacgctcgccaagtcgttttgcacctggtatgtccaccttgctcgctgtgctccacgccgtatcgtacctgccggattcgAAGCGAacgccatctttgcagggttgctgtccggcatccttgcaacatgccctgcccaccgtacccttccggctttagctaccttctggatactgggttcgccgtagagctgggcgagctcgtggttcattcttcgccgccacacaccgtcttcttgcacactgccaaagatggtcctaagcacccgtctttcgaatactgcgagtgcttgcaagtcctcctcgagcattgtccatgtttcatgtccgtagaggattaccggtctgattagcgtcttgtacatgacacatttggtgcggtggtgaatcatttttgaccgcagtttattctggagcccgtagtaggcccgacttccacagatgatgcggcTTCGTaattcacgactaacattgttatcagccgttagcaaggatcaaaggtagacgaattcctcgaccacctcgaaggtatccccgtctatcgtaacactgcttcctaggcgggccctgtcgcgctcggttccgcccacaagcatgtactttgtcttcgaagcattcaccaccagtccaacttttgttgcttcacgtttcaggcgggtgtacactgtacaattctgccacctttgcaaatgttcggccgacacatccgcgaaacaaataaattgcttggatctgttgaaaatcataccccggctgttacacccggctctccgcatgacaccttctagcgcaatgttgaacaacaggcacgaaagtccatcaccttgtcttagtccccggcgtgattcgaacaaactagagtgttcgcccgaaatctcgacacagttttgcacaccatccaccgttgctttgatcagtctggtaagcttcccatggaagctgttctcgttcataattttccatagctctacgcggtctacaCTGTCATATttcgctttgaaatcaatgaacagatggtgcgttggtacctgatattcacggcatttttgagtgatttgccgtacagtaaagatctgatccgttgtcgagcgaccgtcaacgaagccggcttgataacttaccacgaactcattcactaatggtgacctcgtagtgctgcttccacctttcgatcactacacgttcgtccgtcaagatgctcccattatTATCCCTGCACATTCCGGCTCGAGGTACGAAGCGGGATGCGTTgaacttctgatagaacttgggtgtttcttgagaacggcacagctgttccatctcctcgcacttcgATTCTTGCAGGCGGTGTTTCTTCtgctgaaaaaggcgggtctgctgtctccgcttccgtctataaagttccacgttctgccaggtataccttgctgcagcgcgaccgcccgcgctgcgtccttctcctccagaatctgtctgcactcttcgtggaaccaatcgttccgtcgacttcgtcccacatatccgacgttgttctccgctgcgtcgttaatggcagcagtcctcaagagggtcTCCATCCAGCTCACCGCCTTCCGGCatcgctgcctcgagatgctgcgcgtttgcagaggcgacatcaggttgcttcagtcgctacCGTACCGGTTGTACCGCggtggtcgtcggtaccgaacattgttgatgacggatagctttgggcgcagtttaaccatcaccagatagtggtcagagtcgatgttagcgccacgataggtcctgacgtcgataatgtcggaaaagtgccgtccatcaatcagaacgtggtcgatttgtgattctgtctgcagtggtgatctccaggtgtaccgatacggaaggctgtgttggaagtaggtgctgcgaatggccatattcttggaggcggcgaaatcagcgaaatcaattagtcgtaggccgttttcgttcctCAGCCGGCGAAGCTtctcaatagtcggtctaaactcctcctcttggccaacctgagcgttcaaatctcttatgatgattttgacgtcgtggcttgggtagctgtcgtactcacgttccaggtGCGTAGAAtgcatccttatcatcatcagtgcttccgaagtgtgggctatggacgttgattatgctgaagttgaagaaccggcctttgatcctcaacctgcacattctctcattgatcggcccgatcacgcgcctttgcgtatcgaaagctgttcccagctcgtgtgtgttgccgcagctatggtagatggtatgattacctctaaacttTCGCACTATTGATCCCTTTCAACAAACATCCTTCAGCGCTACAGCGTGTGCtccccacccaacaccaggaccaGGCTTATCTGTCCGCTTATCATAAGTACACGGTCGTCGCATGCGAGACGTGtggaaatgtttacattgttagctaattgggggccctccttagccgtgcggtaagatgcgcggctacaaagcaagatcatacTGAGGGTGGCAGGATTCGATTACCGGTGCCGGTCTATGCAATttccggtttggaaattgtcttgacttccctgggcataaaagtatcatcgtgttagcctcatgatatacgaatgcagaaatggtaccttggcttagaaatctcgcggttgataactgtggaagtgcttaatgaacactaagctgcgaggcggtaatgtcccagtggggaatgtaatgccaatgaagaagaacaataagaacaattatttcatttttttttcgcaacgaTGTATGATAGGGTAAaatgaccaatagtggaccgtCTATGTCAAATTCAATAATCACaagagaatgaaaaaataaacaagaGAATGTCCATTATAAGAATAATGGGGGAGAGCTAGAAAAGGAGAGAGAAAATGCTGAAACGGATCAAGAAAATCTAATGGAGGACTATTATAGGGAATCAATTTCGTTGTGGACTATTCTATCGGACTAGTTTATAATGGAGTGTTTTATGTAGATGTGTATCGCGCAGAGATATAGAACTTGTTTTATAGGTACTACTCGAAGTTTTGTTGCAAATGTCCTCGCCCAATGGCAGCAAGACTGTGAATTAATCATTGAAAATGATACATTTTCCATCATGTTCAAAGTGACCGTTGAGGTTTTTCTAATTGCGAATGCTTTATTGTTGAATAGTACACCTTTTTGAATGCCTTGATCACTTTTTACTGTATATGCTGCGGTATGTATAATGTATAAAATTATGCGTTAAGTGGCTACATTCATTATCAGATTACAATGTGTTCCTTTAATTATCATGACAGAGAATTTTCTTACGCTTAACACTGAACAAGCATTCAGCTTAGACACGATGAGGAAAATTCATTGAGCCACGCGGCCTGGTTTGAACTCGGGAATGCTTTCGACACCTTGATATAACATGATACATATAACGAAACAGAAGGATTGGTTCTTTCCTTATTTCAGTTTTGATGGGAACAATAATTTTCTAATTGGGATAAGATCTAAAACTGTATTACTGATGTTACTTTCATACTTAATGAAACGGGGAATGTGTGTTTCCCTTCG
The nucleotide sequence above comes from Armigeres subalbatus isolate Guangzhou_Male chromosome 3, GZ_Asu_2, whole genome shotgun sequence. Encoded proteins:
- the LOC134225537 gene encoding probable proline--tRNA ligase, mitochondrial isoform X1, yielding MNKLSNIFQPSLIIPKNAIIKNQDVTSKSQRLMLEQGLIRPAGNGTFYILPLLQRSVRKAIDLVDHFMQHHVEAEKLTLPILTSAELWQKSGRLETAGGELMSITDRHGKQQILGPTHEESITALLAAISPVSYRQFPLRLYQISSKFRDEMKPRFGLLRAKEFLMKDLYTFDVGLNEARRTYDQVNDAYRKLFDAVGVPFVKVSGDTGVMGGSISHEYHFPSDVGEDQLVCCSACGMGCNQELFNGGQICVQCGSENIVRQAGIEVAHAFILEDKYSKTLGATYLHQNGKPKTLQMGCYGIGITRLLAAGVEVLSSETDIRWPSVFAPFKVCFIQPKKGSKEETLVEPWLLKLTNEVSKLPGVGSDFVVDDRTNLTIGKRLMDAKKIGYPIVVVLGSKAAERGNEHFEVHSQTDETQKLLNFSETVKEIERNLNRIVKFSV
- the LOC134225538 gene encoding protein ARV1, which gives rise to MRLPLQNYFQLGHMEGNSQQFVCINCGRSVPELYRRISSTVLKITDCEKCNSPADKYIEFEALIILLDFVLMNKSAYRHIIYNLNCKNLWKFGVIVILLEAYCLWTEIFSKFTNVRYRSDHADSFLTEKGFYVSSLHILIGNILLYIFVYLLTRILLKWVSTDSDVTKPYPLVLLQGIVLASIAKFFFIPTIIWKQNVTDPAMAIHILLVVTYFVISLIQIHSVISHCSWAKSAVIVLLALFVKTYFLTEISLFLNTLM
- the LOC134225537 gene encoding probable proline--tRNA ligase, mitochondrial isoform X2; translated protein: MNKLSNIFQPSLIIPKNAIIKNQDVTSKSQRLMLEQGLIRPAGNGTFYILPLLQRSVRKAIDLVDHFMQHHVEAEKLTLPILTSAELWQKSGRLETAGGELMSITDRHGKQQILGPTHEESITALLAAISPVSYRQFPLRLYQISSKFRDEMKPRFGLLRAKEFLMKDLYTFDVGLNEARRTYDQVNDAYRKLFDAVGVPFVK